AGCTTCAGGAATGCCATCGGTGTAAAGAACTATGGTATCGCCTGGATTAAAATGAATTGATTCTTGTTCATAATTAGCAAAACTGAACATACCAAGTGGAATTCCTCCTTTTTCCATCAAATATAAGCTTCCATCTTTGCTAAAGTGAAAGCCAGGATTATGCCCGGCATTAACGTAGTTAAAAACTTTTTCTTTTATAAATATCTTACCAAGGAAACAAGTAATAAAAATATTGGTGGAAGTTTCTTTGTAAATAACTTCATTCAGTTTATTTACTATATCTTTTATTTCCAAATTAGTTTCAACCAGTGCGTGTAACCATGCTTGTATTGTTGATACCAGCAATGCGGCAGCTATTCCTTTACCTGAAACGTCAGCCACAACACAAATTAAATTTCCATCATTGTCTTCAATATAATCATAATAATCACCACCAATTAATTTACTGGGAATGTTAATACCAGATATATCGTAATCCGGAATTTGCGGATCTGCTTTTGGTAAGAGTTTTCTTTGAATCTCTGCTGCTACCTGTAATTCATTTTCTATTTTTTGCTTTTTAAGAATTTCTTCGTGGAGTTTAACATTTTCCAATGCAATAGAAGCGTGCGAAGATAAAGCATTAAGAAAATCTTCATCAGCAAAAGTAAATCGTTCATTTCTACTGTTTAATAATTGAAAAACTCCAATAATTTTATTTTGGTTATTTTTCAATGGCATACACAACATTGATTTGGTAGCGAAGCCGGATATTTGGTCGATACCATCATAAAATAATTTGTCTTTTTGAACATCCATAATATTCTTCGTTTCTCCGGTTAAAGCAACGGTACCTGCAATTCCCTTACCTAAAGGAAGTCTAATTTCCCTTACACCTTTGCCATTCAACACTTCTGACCAGAGTTCTTTTTTGATTTCATCAACCAGGTAAATTGAACCTCGCTCTGCTTTACACGAATCCAAAGCTAAACCTAATATTATACTTAAAAGCTCTTTTAGATCTAACGTAGAGTTTAAAACTTTACTGGCTTGAATTAAGTTATTCAACCTTTCAATTTCAATTGTGTTTACTTGTTTCATTATTATTTGTTTACTTTCTTTTTGTGGCATGTTAAAAGTGTAATAAAACTGAAAAATGGTTAAAAGACTGAACCCACTTTCATTTTCAAATTAAATAACTCTTTTATTAAAAGCAATTATATTAAATATTAGGTCGTTTATTGACAATGATATTTAGAATGAACATAAAAATTTTTAAAACATCGAACTACAGTTAAAAAAGAATTGTTCATAAAAGAAGTTTAATTAATAAATAATAAGGAGAAACTATGAAAGAAAAAAAGCGTAAACTTACAACTGCTTCAGGTAAACCCTACACAGAACACGAAGATACTATGACCGTTGGAGCACGTGGTCCAATCCTTTTACAGGATTATATTTACCACGAGAAAATGGCACATTTTAACCGTGAGCGAATTCCCGAACGAATTGTTCATGCAAAAGGAACCGGTGCTTTTGGAACATTTACTGTTACCCACGATATTACAAAATACACCCGCGCAAAACTTTTTAGCAAAATTGGCAACAAGTGCAGAATGCTTGCCCGTTTTTCTACAGTCGGTGGTGAAAAGGGAAGCGCTGATAGTGAACGGGATCCACGTGGTTTTGCTTTAAAATTTTATACAGAAGATGGAAACTGGGACCTTGTAGGTAATAATACCCCGGTATTTTTCATTAAAGATCCAAAGAAATTCGATGATTTTATTCATACCCAAAAACGTGAACCAAGAACAAATTTAAAAAGCCCAACTATGATGTGGGATTATTGGTCGCTAAATCCTGAAAGCTTACATCAGGTAATTATCTTAATGAGTGACCGCGGTACACCATTTAGTTATAGAAATATGAATGGATATGGCAGCCACACTTATTCGATGATTAATAAAAAAAATGAAAAGATATGGGTGAAGTTTCACTTTAAAACATTGCAGGGTATTAAAAACTTTACTGGACCAGAAGCTGAACTAATGCGTGGAAAAGACCCGGATCATGCTCAGCGGGATTTAATGGATGCAATCGATAATAAAAATTTCCCGAAGTGGGCATTAAAAATTCAGGTGATGACAGATGATCAGTCAAAGAAATTTAAATGGAATCCATTTGATCTGACAAAGATTTGGACACATAAAGATTATCCGTTGATTGACGTTGGCATTATGGAATTGAATGAAACCCCAAAAAATTATTTTGCAGAAGTAGAACAAGCTGCCTTTGCACCAGCACATGTAATTGATGGAATTAGCTACTCACCTGATAAAATGCTGCAGGGAAGGTTGCTTTCTTATCCGGATGCACACCGTTACAGACTTGGGGTTAATTACGAACAAATTCCAGTAAATAAATGTCCATTTGCAGTTAACAATTATCAGCGCGATGGTTTTATGCGTGTTGATGGAAATAGTGGAAGTGATCCAAATTACCACCCAAACAGTTTTGATGATATTTATGTTGATGAAAGCTATAAGGAGCAACCAATGGTTCTGGATTCCAATATTGCTGGCTGGTATGATAGAAATGCACCGGGAGAAGATGATCATTTTACACAGCCGGGTTTGCTTTTTAGTAAAGTTATGAATGATAAGGATAGGAAAAACCTCATTAGCAACATTGTTACTGCAATGAGCGGGATTACAGGACCTAAAAAGGATGAAATAATTAATCGTCAACTCAGTCATTTTTATCGTGCTGATGTAAGGTTGGGTACAAGTGTAGCAGAAGGATTAGGTGTTAAAATTGATGAAAAATTTCTGGCACAAGCTTAGTATTTAGATAAATGAAGATTCAAAATTTCTAAAGCCGTCATTAATTGAATGACGGCTTTATTTTTTATCAACAAGATAAAAATCCATTAACTCATTAGCGAAGTTTATTCTTTCCCTATCTATCACACTTTATTTCTGAATATTTATTTGTTCAGTAAAGGTAAACCATAATTATTCATCTCATTCTGCAAACACAATAAAAATCATGGAAATAGCTCAACTTCAACTTTAAATATTTTTGCTTGGACTTCTATATAAATTAATTCTGCTACAAAATATTTTAAAATCGAAAATTATTTTGTTTTGAGTACCGTCTTTAATAATTTTAGTACAAAAATGATGGGAAAGCTGATTATGAAGAAATTCATATTTGTAATAACATTTTGTTTTACTACAATAAATTATTCACAGGATGAAATGGGCTGGGATGCTAAGTTTGCAATTGGAATTGGTTACACTCCTGGATGGATTATTCCCAACTACAATGGAATAAATGAAAAACTAACAAACTTTGGCGTTGAAAAATTTTCTTCGGCAGGATTGTTTGTTACTGGCCAAGCTGGTTATATTTCAATTGCTGTAATAAAAAATGTTCGTATTGGTGGGATGGGATTAAGCGGCTCAATCTCCCACAGTGGAAGTAAAGATGGTTTTTATAAGGAAGCCAAATACTCAACATCTATGGGTGGATTAACAATAGAATATTCTATTCCATTTATAAAAAATGTTGCAGTTTCTTTTGGAGCGATGTTTGGATTAGGGAACACTACCTTGGAACTCTATCAAAACAAAGGAACATTAGACTGGAATAGTGCCTGGGATGAAGTAACAAATCCAGATGAAAAGACGCAGAACATCAACAGGAAATTATCAAATTCATTTTTTACAATTACACCAACTTTAAATATTGATATTCCTTTCTATCGATTTTTTGCTTTCCGGGTTGGTGGCGGTTATATGCTGGCATTAGGAAAAAATTGGAAAGCAGATAACAATCAAGCATTAAATGGTATTCCTTCCAACTTGAACAGTAATGCGCTGTTCCTTCAGGCGGGCATTTTTATTGGCTATTTTAATTATTAGGGGTTAAAATGAAAAACATTCTTGTAACGGGTGGCGCTGGGTTTATTGGCAGCAATTATATCAACTTTATTTTGCAGGAAAGAGATGATTATAGAATCATCAATCTTGATAAACTTACTTATGCCGGAAATTTAGAAAATCTGAAAGAAGCGGAGGATAATCCCAATTATCATTTTGTTAGAGGTGATATAACAAATTCTGAATTGGTGAATTATCTTTTTCAGAAGTTTGAAATAAAATATGTAATTAACTTTGCAGCAGAAAGTCATGTTGATAGAAGCATCCTTGGTTCAGAAGTATTTTTCAGAACCAACGTAATTGGTACAAACGTTTTACTTGAAGCATCGCGCAGGTTTGAAGTAGAAAAATTCCTCCAGGTTTCTACCGATGAAGTTTATGGCAGTCTTGGGGCAACAGGATTATTTACTGAATCAACCCCGCTTTCACCAAATAGCCCATATTCATCAAGTAAAGCTGCGGCTGATATGATGGTAATGTCTTTTCATCATACTTTTGGATTACCAGTTGTAATAACACGATGTTCGAACAATTATGGACAGCTTCAATTTCCTGAAAAGTTAATTCCGCTAATTATTATTAATTGCATGAACAATAAAAAACTTCCTGTTTATGGCGATGGCTTAAACGTGCGTGATTGGATTTATGTAATTGATCATAACAAAGCAATCAATTTAGTTTTTGAAAAGGGAAGAATTGGTGAAGTTTATAATATCGGGGCTAGCCAGGAGATGAAGAATTTGGAAATTGTAAAACTGGTTTTAAAAAATCTTGGCAAGACAGAAGAACTTATCGAATATGTTAAAGACCGCCCTGGTCACGACAGACGTTACGCAATTGATTCATCAAAAATTCAAAATGAGCTTGGCTGGAAGCCGATATTCAAATTTGAAGAAGCAATTGTTCACACGATTGAATGGTACAAAAAAAATAAAAGCTGGTGGGAAAGGATAATCTCCGGCGAATACCAGAAGTATTACGAATCGCTTTATAGTAACAGATGAAAAGATGTGTGATGGTTGATGTAAGATGGTTGATGGAAAATAGAATATCAAGAATGAATTATTTACTCATATTCTAAATTTGTTTTTCATATAATTAAGAACTTCAATTGCATAATCAACTTCTTCAAATGTATTCTGAGCACCAAATGAGAACCTAATTGTTCCATTTGCATCTTCAACAGATTTTCCCATTGCTAGAATCACGTGTGA
The Ignavibacteriales bacterium DNA segment above includes these coding regions:
- a CDS encoding SpoIIE family protein phosphatase; this encodes MKQVNTIEIERLNNLIQASKVLNSTLDLKELLSIILGLALDSCKAERGSIYLVDEIKKELWSEVLNGKGVREIRLPLGKGIAGTVALTGETKNIMDVQKDKLFYDGIDQISGFATKSMLCMPLKNNQNKIIGVFQLLNSRNERFTFADEDFLNALSSHASIALENVKLHEEILKKQKIENELQVAAEIQRKLLPKADPQIPDYDISGINIPSKLIGGDYYDYIEDNDGNLICVVADVSGKGIAAALLVSTIQAWLHALVETNLEIKDIVNKLNEVIYKETSTNIFITCFLGKIFIKEKVFNYVNAGHNPGFHFSKDGSLYLMEKGGIPLGMFSFANYEQESIHFNPGDTIVLYTDGIPEAQNGVEEFYGDDRFIKNIRANLNEKTGDILKNLFGEVRKFVNSTQQDDDWTISIIKKK
- a CDS encoding catalase encodes the protein MKEKKRKLTTASGKPYTEHEDTMTVGARGPILLQDYIYHEKMAHFNRERIPERIVHAKGTGAFGTFTVTHDITKYTRAKLFSKIGNKCRMLARFSTVGGEKGSADSERDPRGFALKFYTEDGNWDLVGNNTPVFFIKDPKKFDDFIHTQKREPRTNLKSPTMMWDYWSLNPESLHQVIILMSDRGTPFSYRNMNGYGSHTYSMINKKNEKIWVKFHFKTLQGIKNFTGPEAELMRGKDPDHAQRDLMDAIDNKNFPKWALKIQVMTDDQSKKFKWNPFDLTKIWTHKDYPLIDVGIMELNETPKNYFAEVEQAAFAPAHVIDGISYSPDKMLQGRLLSYPDAHRYRLGVNYEQIPVNKCPFAVNNYQRDGFMRVDGNSGSDPNYHPNSFDDIYVDESYKEQPMVLDSNIAGWYDRNAPGEDDHFTQPGLLFSKVMNDKDRKNLISNIVTAMSGITGPKKDEIINRQLSHFYRADVRLGTSVAEGLGVKIDEKFLAQA
- the rfbB gene encoding dTDP-glucose 4,6-dehydratase, coding for MKNILVTGGAGFIGSNYINFILQERDDYRIINLDKLTYAGNLENLKEAEDNPNYHFVRGDITNSELVNYLFQKFEIKYVINFAAESHVDRSILGSEVFFRTNVIGTNVLLEASRRFEVEKFLQVSTDEVYGSLGATGLFTESTPLSPNSPYSSSKAAADMMVMSFHHTFGLPVVITRCSNNYGQLQFPEKLIPLIIINCMNNKKLPVYGDGLNVRDWIYVIDHNKAINLVFEKGRIGEVYNIGASQEMKNLEIVKLVLKNLGKTEELIEYVKDRPGHDRRYAIDSSKIQNELGWKPIFKFEEAIVHTIEWYKKNKSWWERIISGEYQKYYESLYSNR